In Planococcus citri chromosome 4, ihPlaCitr1.1, whole genome shotgun sequence, the genomic window GACTTTTAAAATATAGATCAGACGTGGTTTACGTTTTGTCAACACGTTAAGATTTCAACTTTAATTCATCGTCGTATTCATTCACACCAAATATTTTCTGAAGggttcttttctcttttttcaaaagtctgccaTATTTTTAGGCGAAGGGTACATGAAAAGATGGTAGACGagcgctgaattttttttcctccattaaaaaaatatttcggatTGCGGTGttacgtgatttttaaattaataatgttgctgtcattttctttttcaatttgggcgaattttggaattttttttttgcaaatgtagGTCTACACCAGtgatatatttttacaattcgtttgaaattgCAGTTGAGACTCTACTAGTGCTTTTTtcctgatttgaaaaatttagaaggaAGATTTATCTAAAATGTTCTCCTCGAATTTGGATTCTTTAAAAGATTTTTGCAGTATCATTTAGAAATTCGATATGGTCTTACTTATTTGATCTTAAAGTTTCAATAGGTCCATTAATTAattgctttttttgaatttctataaCGTTACTCTGGACGCTGCATCAAAGTCtaacaaaaaaagtaatgaatgaATGCAGAGTTATTGCAGCAACGCTGCAGAAAGCATTGACGGTTGCATGCAATGCAATCCATCCATCGTATGTGCGTGAGACTCGCATGTGAATGACGTAGCCTGCCATACTTGTATCCCGTATCGCAACATTCCCAACCAAAGCCACCTGGCCAGCTGATAAACTACTACGagttgctactcttagataagaTGTTGCATCGAGTAGTATATAAGCTGAAACCCGCTTCATGGTAGTCAAGCTCTGGTCTCCCTTCAGTACGAATAAATCTTTCGCCTTTTACTAAAGATTTCCGTGGAGGGGGACATTTACGAGCattcaaaccaatttttggaCGCCTTGACTTCGTCGAGGCTTATTATTTATCACACATCTTTCTTCACTTTTGTTCCATCTTTGATCTCTTGCATTGCATGTTGAAGTTTCATGAATGCATGACATGAAGTCTTTATTACTGCAGACGTCTCATCGCATGAGTGCAACTGCAATCTCATATGCAATTGGAGAGAAGTTGCAACTTCACTGCCACCTGTGAGTAAAGTAATGCATAGTTCATTGCGTGTAACTGTGAAAGATGATTTCAGaatttgtgggaatttttttttcgagtgaattttgaagttggcaCTTTGCAGGAGCTTCGAcctcgaaattttaaaataattttatagctCACGAGCACTCCAAactacaaaacaaaattttcaaataaatttcagaatcatcaggagcttcaaattacaaaacagaGAGACAATTTCAGAGTTTGCAGGTGCTCCAagctacaaaatttttaaataaattatagaGTTCGCAtgaccacaaaattttcaattgaattttagaGTTTGCAGAACCTAGCTTGCAGGAGCACCAAGCtacgttaaaattttcaaataaattatagAGTTAGCAGGATTTCCAaactacctataaaattttcaaataaattttggaatttgaaagagctccaaaattacaaaattttcaaaaaaatatcagaattcGCAGGAGCtccaaagtacaaaattttcaaatgaattttggaattttagggaactccaaaatcacaaatttttcaaatataaatatCTATCAGAATTCGCAAGACCTCCAAACTACAAAATTTTCAcatgaattttggaattcgCACAAGCTCctaattacaaaattgaaagataaaatcaaagtttttgagacatatgtacatatgtacaaagtATAAGAAAATTTTCCCATAAATTTTGAAGTTCGCAGGAGCTTTGAACTGCGGAATTTTAAAGTAGGTTTTCCAAAcagcaataaattttcaattaaattttggaGTTTGCGAATgctccaaattacaaaattttcaagtaattttttatgtcTGCGAGAATattaaatttcagaattttcaaataaattttccagTCCGCTGTACCTTTCAgactacaaaatttttgaatgagttttGGAATTATTGTAATTACAGGTGCCCCAAActgcaaaattttgcaaatatatTTGAGAGTTCGAGAAACCTCCAAACTACGAAATTAccttattaaaataaatttcagaattatcaGAAGCACAAAATTACAAAACCGAAAGATAATTTGACCAAAATCAGTCTTCAGGCGCTCTAAactgcagaattttgaaattaatttttggggtttgtaggactttcaaattaaaaaattttcaactgaattttgGAATTCACAGGAGctctaaattacaaaattattgaaagataATTTTAGGGTTTGTCAGCacctgcaaaattttcaaataaatttaggGATTTGAAGGACCTCCGGACCATAAAACTGATAAATGATTTCGAAGCTTGTAATGAATTTTGTAGCTTCCAGGACCTTTAAACTAcgaaattatcaaataaatttcagaatttacACAAAgctttttggtaactttttcaaaaaataagccttgaattttttttcaagtcaaaattatccaaatacaaaatctatTAAGGTTGccacaattgaaatttttgaattatggaacagaagaggaaaaaaagtgatcaaaattttttattttagaaaaattcaaaatgacgtAATGTACCTATATCTTTCCTAAACATGTTATCGCTCAAGAACATAATtctcagtttgaaaaatcatcctactcgtatgtagattttatcaaattttgaaaagttgaaagacgaaccataatttttgaacttacAGGGCCTCAGCGGGGCGCTTTTTTCAGTCAAGCCGAATGAAATCCTCTCAGGCCAAGACATGCGAATAATTTGAACCCACAAAATGCAAAAGtttttctactttcaaaaaagtaatgaaatcgTTTGCTTCCTCAAGTTGAAACAAACAAGAAAtgtgatatcaattttttgactattacagaaattgaagaagctagaaatactttcattttcaatttagttAATGTACAAGGTACTCCTAGtaaaatgcagaatttttttcaaaatgaaaaatctggtTTACAAATGTCTATctagtgaccaaaaaattcccaaatcacttgaaaatatcATAAATATCATAACACCTAAATCAAGAGAATTTGAGAAACAATTTCTGGATTTACAATTATTCGTGTGGAATGTAAAATCATTCTCAGCtccctcaattttgaattgataGTGTTCCATCAGTAAAAAGTTGATATCATTTAGCCACGGATCAGAATAGTAAAGTGCGAAAATGTGATCAGATTTACgacgaaaatttgatgaaaatttggaaattgttccgaatctaaaatttagcattcgaGTTTGTATACCCTACCTTAGTACTTACCTTGCacttaaattaaaatgaaagtaATTTAGGTTCTTACtttgattttattctcaaaacacaggggcggggggggggggagataaaAATTAAGGACTtgaaacttcaatttagcgACCCCCCCCCCAGGAAGATAATACAAAAGAAAAGGCCTGACGATACctattatcaaaaatcaaaaaatgaatttgagtagctgaaattttggtactTATTGATAACTGATTATTAATCacactgattaattttttaattgaccAAGATAATATCTCTAATTTTTTAACCCTCGCGAGCCTCGCTtgataaattatttcatcaataatatCTGCTAATCTGAAACACGTGCGATAATTCATGCAAATGAAATCGGTTACCAAATACCTACACGTCTTCTCATTTTTATAGATGTGTGTTGTGTGTGCCTCGTATGCATTATTGAAATTCGATATTTCAATACAATACGAGGCTGGCCAAGTGGCCACGATGTGAAATTCATCACATGTCTGAGTAGAACTGCCTTCGGTCAATAGGCAGAAACTAAACACCTCAGCAAAAATAAACTGATACTTTTAGGGCGAGCTTTTGAACATAGTAATGTATTCTCATTCATCTcgataactacctacctacacttcgTACAAAGACCTACACATGTGATGCGGTCAGAAGACGTATTAGACAGACACTGaatcacacacacacacgataCACTTTAACCAAAATTcgatgaataataaaaaaaataggcacCCAGCCCACCCATTTATAAAATCAATACCTGTATCGATGGCTTTGATTTGTGTAGGTAcaagataggtataggtatattattgTCGGTAAATGGGAATAATTTATCTTACTAAGGTGTCCAAAGTGTCAAACTTTGAGGATTTATGTGGCAACGACAAAATTACACCTTCGTGTAGGTAGCAGGTAGATACTCGTGTTATCCAAAAGTTTACTTTTCGATTACGACCTTGCGTATAGCGATAAAGTAGGTAAGATACCAAGATGAGAAAGTTTCACGCAACAAATGTTTAATTGTTGCGTTCGATTGGATGATTAATCGAAATTTCGTtcgacgatttgaaaaaaaaaggagtaaaaatCAATGTTCAATGATTATCACGAAATGTGAGAATAAATTGTATTTGTCATTTAAGAGGGTACGTTTACCTCTTGAAGAAAATCCACTTCCAGGTGtataaattgtttttctttatcATGTCGAGTGTTtatgttagaatttttttccctcgaatCTTGATGATTGCGCTTTTTTCATACTACAGATGGTTATCGAATAAGGATAAAAAGTTTATTAAGTTTCTCGGTTGTGCTTGAATTGCTTTCGTTTTTCATCGTGGATTGATTTTaggtttaaaaataaataaatattatatCATACAGCCGTAATATTTGActcgaataaaattaattattagaGTACTCgggtactaattttttttttatttttttatttttccagattCCACACACTTATCGGACAAAACGCCGCGACGACGAGTCAAATGTGAACCTTTTTTCCATACTAACACTTTCGGTAAGTTTTCCAcgttttaattacctaccttacCTTAGCCCAAGTCACCATTAAtcaagcaaaattgaaaatttctctcattTCCTCGCCGAAgtgattataaaataaattataaacacGATGTGCAATAGGTGGCTTCTTACTACATAGAAGCAGAAATCACTATATCGTAGTACTATGTAGGCTTAGCTAACGTGCTTTTGCAGCTACCCCGCATCGGCCCTTCTGCTGCGTtggtttatttaaaatttatgaaatacgAAACCACTTTTATGGTGTAGCATTACGAAATTAATGTGCATAATTAATTCGCGTACGAGTGCGAGTGTGGTAAAGGCAGGCGTGGGTGTTATGTAATtgtatacctttttttttaatatcgtaggtaggtatacgatatACGATATACATTTTACAGTGTGCGCCACTTTTACTAAAACTTTGACTGTACAATGAGAGTATAAAGTTTACCAAAGTGGAaaagtttattgaaaattttataaatgagGTAGttctatgtacatataagtTGAGATTGTTCCAGTATTAATCTTTCATTATACTCGGTTCCAAGGTTATCATCGGTATCCTTTGTAGTATTTGTATGCTAAGTAGCAATCTATACCGTAGATCAAGCTGAGTAGGAATcctaaaatctgcaaaaaaaaaaaaaaaaaaaaaaaaaactcatcaagtACTGCTTActtatctaatttttaaaaatgtatcaaGTTAAATGGTCCTCGACTTTAACTACATTCTTTCCATCAATGTTTGACGTTCGTCCAATAAAAAGAAAGATGAATTTGAATTCCTTCTTATCAGTCCTAGATTTTGACTTGAGTACAGAATTCGATCAATTTCTTTCATTGAGAGGATTTAGGTATACTTAcaaggaatttttcaattttttttttgaaagtgggaGAAGAGGGGGGTTGCTTGAAAACGTTGCAGCATTAATGCTTTCGCTcctgtttaaaaattatgatgccatgaaaattcttcaaaattttgacattttttaaaacacaaaaaattattagtgGTTTcccgattttaattttttttaaattgttgatttttttgaagatcaGAAATTACGTTTCAGTGTTGTCTTGTCtgatttaattattttctttttttttctataaaaattcataaataaaattttaaaaaaaaactttttttattcatcatttttgtcattaGTGCATCAAAAAAGTCGTTATCtaatatacgtacttacttacaattttcactacctacgtttaaaaatatatattgtCTAAAAGATGATACGTTTTTcgtatttctcaattttcaccaGTTTTTTGGTCCCAATGTATCACAAAATGCTTTCATTTCTGATATTTCTACGAAATAACAGTTTTATTTTAACTGATGAAATGAttaggtactaaattttttttaaattaaaaaagatgttttttttaaattttttgttttaaaaaaatgttcttttacGCTTATGATTGATCAACTATAAAAAAAACTCgctgatcaatttttatcacgTCAGAAAATATTTATAATAAGGTTTCAAGCACCAGAATATCTGTTTTTGGGTGCTTTAgctatgtatatttttttttcaaatttctatgggctttttttatttttgttttttgttctgcTTTTCCAAGCATCGCGAAAATTCTTTTACTTCtgacattgaattttttcttgctagaaataattttcaagtttttatttcataacCAGAACATTACTCAATATGTTTGTACTCGATTATGATTGATtaatattgttatttttatcatttcaaaaaatctctcgCTTTTCctgtatttttaaattgaaaaaaaaattcatgacattttttttcaattttctcaaataatgtGTATGAATTAATGCTTCAATTTCTGAAGacgtaatttttcatgtaataACCACCCTGAATAAGttcagattttttaatgaataatttagttatttagaaaaattgacacctatcaacttttttcatgatattttatttgtttctatacacccaaaaaatgtttttcaatttttatcgtatttttttacattttttcagttttttcattgaataacttgatgttttgaattttgatattttaaaaaaatttcacgttattCAAATATTAACAAAGATACCAACATAAAAACATTATCTAGCTGTTTTTTTCTGTCACAAGTTCtttataggtagaggtagaggtaccaggtacctaatCGTTTTAGAAAAATAGTCTATCGTTATCATGTAcattttataaacaatttttaggtCTTTTTGAGCCTTCCTCCCCCCTAACATagtgaatcaattttttgcacttCGATTTGGAACttgtgcaaaattttttaaaatgttgctacttttcatttcctaaaaaaaaagagtagaaaTTTACCCATATTTACTCACATTTACAGCTACCATGATTggataaatgaagaaaaatggtATTGCTAAAAAATCTGGATACAAGAAGGTGTGAATAGTTAACAATAACCAGCTACACGAACCGATGAAATTTAAGCAAGTGCTGCCATTGAAAAACACTTCCTGCAAAAACAAATTGTAGCAATGTAactcattttattttccaaaggcCAAATTGCTCATCttctaaaaataaagaattaaataggtaataatgatagaaaaaaaaaccaattaccAATAACGAAGACCGAACCAATCGCATGGAATTTTCCGACCAAATATAAGTTAGAAGTAAAACAGTGGTTGTAATCACCGACCCCGATATAGTGGTTAAAAATGCATCGTACGAGAATCCAATCAACGAGGCGTATTTCAATCCGAAATTCATCAATAAGCTTTTACAAAGGCCGGCTATAATCtgtatgaaaataaattcattataacggagtacctacctagctttAATAGaagcaaaaaagctcaacttattGCACCATCTACAACAATAATAACACAAAAACGTATAATTACCAATTGTAAAATCTTAAGTAATCCGGCGTACGACTTTAGATAAgcgaaatttaaattaaatccGCAACACGAACATAACGGTAATTTAGCTCGAGATGGTATCACAACAGGTATCATTTGATTCCTGAGCATTTTACTATAGCAGGACGAAACGGAGAGACAAAATAGCTCCAACACATAAAGTTGCACCAATTAAACTTCCAAGCTCgcaataaaataaacaaaagagGAAGCATTTTTGTGATACTCGTGGGTGGTTATTTTTAAACCGGCGAAATGTGAATGTCTCCCTCGACGTTGAACTTCCGTATCCGTCTAATACGTATATAGAATTTGTTGGCATCTCTCTAGTCTCTCTCTAGGTATATATGTATCTACCTTGCAGCAATCTTTAATCTCTTTATagacgagtaaaaattttttaaaaactttacgTATATGGTAAAAGTACATctcgtcgtatttttttttcatttcaattccgCGAGTAAGTTCTATACTTCGCATGCTATTACTCTGTAGGTTATGTTGTCGTACCATACCTACTTCCACTACATTTATGTGTAGGGGGCACCTCCATCTACGGTACATAGCACACAGCACAGCAGGCAAAAACAACACACACGAACGTTTATatggaaaagaaaatatttccataGCTGACAGAAAATACCGTAGCGTTGAAGTACGGCGTTTTCGCATGAGAGAATGGCTCCGGCTCGAAAACCTCGAGCAAATGCAAGCTCTTTAGCTTTTTTCCTTCTCCTTATATTGCGACGAAGAAACATCGAAGAAATACGAGCTCgcgaaaaagtttgaaatttcaaagacaAAAGATTGGACTGGCTGCGAGGTGGTAGCTTTCAATATAACGTCGGTTGTTCGAATTCGatataattttttcctcgtttaacggcgctataaaaaaaaaaacaccagaaagAAAAGAAGACAAAGCTGCGGAGCTTTTGTTACGTATAGAGGTTTTCACCGGGttaaagaaaatttccaacgCCGACAAAAGACTAACCGAAGAAGAATTTACATATTAACGGTTGCACCCTTTGCGGTAATTAAGTCTTTGTGTATATTCTAGTTGGCACTTAATGAAAACTATTGTAAAgaacctttttgaattttaatgccGAATAAGTAACTAGTACAATATTCGCGTTCGtcgagttcaaaaaaatgtaaagtcGCCACCTCGCGTTGGTGTATTGCCTTTTTACGCTGATTTACTCGTCGGCGTCGTACACAAACAGCTCGCTCTCTTTGGCAGACATTTGTTGAATGCATATGGAAATCTATTCGTTCgtagtttttcttcattttttaatcgaCTGATCCGGCGTGTAAAATACGTGCCAACAATCAAAACCGAGCGCATCATGGCGGACGTGCGTAGCATGTAAATAACAAGCTAAACGATACCGTACGTTAGAGCGAGACGGTGCAGAAAATAACCCTCgaactgaacttttttttaatcgcTAACACGCTATCATCAATGACACGCTAGGCTCTAAATTGCCTTACCTTTTTTCACCCTCGTATCTTCTTCACGATATACACTGAATCgcataaagaataaaaaattggccAGAGTAGTAACTTATTACAGTACCGAGTTCGATTATCAGCTACGTACTTGGCAAAATTGACTTATTATtgccattaaaaattgaatatatcGAATCACGTcagcgtgttttttttcctttcttgtTTCCAAAGACGTCTTTCGATACACGCTAGCTAACCCATTAATTAAGTTTCGAATTTCTTATAACCGAACGCCAGTCACGAGAATCCCTAGCTATAAATTTCACGTCTGCGTCCCAGATGAATCTGTTAATGTATAAAGAAACAAAACCGTATCATTACTCGAtagaatattataatttttcaaaataaacaaattaaaaaaaacagtactttaaaaaaaaaactaaaatatagGGAAAAAGGTAGAACGAACCGTAATATGAGAATCGAACGAAATCTTAGTAACATTAGTATAGTAACGACCGTATCAACGTAGGTAcgaatagatttttaaaaaaaatgactgaaagaTATCTAATTATATTAGACACCTTTAAAGTTAATCTTCTTCTTATGAGCTTTACCATTAACATGAGAAAGAAGATTATTCAACGGCAGATTATTAGCATCACAGGGGTTACATTTCCAAAACCCTTCGGTAATTCCTTCGACATAGAAACCAGCAGCACCAAGATACAACTGTTCGTCGGTATCTTTGAATACCATCATGAGTTTTTTCTCTTGATCATAATCAGTTGAACTGGTGTTGTACGAACATCCCGGTTTAGGGTCGATTTCTGTAGTAGATCCGACCGAGCATCGACTAACTTTGCTGAAATTAACGATATCGTCGATGCCACCGTTACCGGTATTGGTGAGGACAGGAACTTTGAACGAGGAACATGAATTATTGGTTTCGGTATGAGTTACTCTTTCGAGTTTACGGTCCCATTTGCTCATCACGGTTTGTAGTTTTTTAGCTGTTGGGTAAAATTGCGAATTAGTTGAGAATGAAGTACTAAAGTGAAGAAT contains:
- the LOC135844407 gene encoding uncharacterized protein LOC135844407, whose protein sequence is MNTLEQRIYVQMTKSTAKSFENFVDSLVKHDEVVSDAELINTMQRITKKLQTVMSKWDRKLERVTHTETNNSCSSFKVPVLTNTGNGGIDDIVNFSKVSRCSVGSTTEIDPKPGCSYNTSSTDYDQEKKLMMVFKDTDEQLYLGAAGFYVEGITEGFWKCNPCDANNLPLNNLLSHVNGKAHKKKINFKGV
- the sing gene encoding protein singles bar, yielding MLRNQMIPVVIPSRAKLPLCSCCGFNLNFAYLKSYAGLLKILQLIIAGLCKSLLMNFGLKYASLIGFSYDAFLTTISGSVITTTVLLLTYIWSENSMRLVRSSLLEVFFNGSTCLNFIGSCSWLLLTIHTFLYPDFLAIPFFFIYPIMVAVNILGFLLSLIYGIDCYLAYKYYKGYR